The Sporosarcina sp. 6E9 genome segment CAGATAGATGATGCAAAGTATAAGCATCATTGCTAATTTCAATTCCAAGGAGACCTATAAAGTCTTCTCCTTTTTTCCAAAGATATAACTGCCAATCATCTTCTGTTTCATACATTTGGATTGTTTCTTGTAATTCTTTCACACTATGTTCACCAGGCATATATGAAAGTAGGCCCATCGCAATCTTTTCATAGGTTTTCTTATATCGTATAAGCATCAATGTGAATCCCTTCTTTTCTAAAAAAAGACACCGTCAAATAAAAATGACAAGGCTTTTTTGATGATTATTTGTTATTGGGGATCAATTATAGGTACTACAAAAAACCAGTATACTGCTCCCCAAATAACAGCTACGACGAGGATACCTATGAAAAGAAGCAGGTTACGCCTTCTCATATTTTCCCCCCTCGTTTCACTTTTTGTAAAGGTAAATCGAGTCTTATAATATCCTCATAAGTTTCCCGTCTCACAACCAGTTGCTCTTCCCCATTTTCGACAAATACAATAGCCGGTCTCGGTAATCGATTATAATTGCTCGACATGGAGTAACTGTACGCCCCTGTACAAAAAGTTGCAATAATATCTCCTTCTATTGCCAAAGCAATAGTGGCCTCTTCAATCAATTTATCGCCA includes the following:
- a CDS encoding GNAT family N-acetyltransferase, whose amino-acid sequence is MLIRYKKTYEKIAMGLLSYMPGEHSVKELQETIQMYETEDDWQLYLWKKGEDFIGLLGIEISNDAYTLHHLSVNPSFRGEGIGKAIVERIQEQFPDKECLSTDETNDFLKRCISKEGGAD